From the genome of Pseudomonas sp. FP453:
GCGCGCGTCGTCGATGTTCAGGTGTTCCAGGCCCCAGCGGCCTTCTTCGCCATTCAGCGGGCGCTTGCCGAACTTGGCCTGGCCGGTACGGATCGCTTCCACCGCCACGGCGGCGTTTACCAGGCCGGAGTTGTAGTAGACGCTGCCGAAGTTTTTCAGGTCCTTGAGGTCGCTGTGGCCCTTGTCGAGGATGTATTGCTTGAGGCGTTTGTGGATCTCGAAGTCGGCGCCGGCCGGGTATGGCGTAAGGGCCAGGTAGCCTTTGGCGGCGGCACCGGCGGGTAATACGTCTTCGCTGGAACTGGCCCAGATGTCGCCGATGATATGGTCCACCGGGAAGCCAAAGCGCGCGGCGGTCTTCACCGCAACAGGCGTCGATACGCCCCAGGTGCGCAGGAACACCCAGTCCGGGTTGGCCTGGCGCACCTGGCGCCACTGTGCCGATTGCTCGTTGCCCGGATCGGCTACGGGAATCTGGATATTTTCAAAGCCGTATTTCTCGGCGAGCAACTTCAACGGGCCGAGGGTTTCGCGACCGTAGGCCGAGTCGTGGTAGACCGTGGCGATCTTCTTGCCCTTGAGCTTGTCGAACCCGCCCTCACGCTGGGCGATGTAGTTCACCAGGGTCGAGGCCTCGCTGTAGAAGGTCAGCATCACCGGGAAGTTGTACGGGAATACCGTGCCGTCGGTGGCTTCGGTGCGCCCGTAACCGAGGGTGATCAGCGGGATCTTGTCCACTTCCGCACGCTCGCTCAGGGCATACGCCGCCGGTGCGCCGTTGGGCTGGTACACCGCGACCGGCGCGCCGTCCAGGCCATTCTTGAAGCGCTCGTAGCACTCGATGCCCTTCTCCGCCGTCCACTCGGTCTCGCATTCCTGCCAGACCAATTTGACGCCGTTGATACCGCCTTCGACCTCGTTGATATAACGCAGGTAGTCGATCATCCCGGCCCACACCTGCACGCCGCTGGAGGCATAGGCGCCGACGCGGTAGGTGGCCAGGGGAATGAATTGCTGGTCCGGCGAGGCGATTGCCTGGGGCACAGCACCGGCCAGGGTGGCCAGCGCAAACGCAGCGCCGACCAGGGAACGTTTCAAGGATGCACGCATGGAAGATTCTCTTGGGAAGTTAGAAACGCAGCGGCCACTGCCGCACACGGTCACGCAGGTTGTGCAACAGGCGGATCAAGCCCTCGGGTTCCTTGATCAGGAACACGATGATCAACACGCCAAAGATGATTTTCTGCAGGTTCTGCAACTGCCCCGCATCCACCGAGCCGCCGAACAACGCCTGCCCGGCATGGCTGAGGAAAATCGGCAGCACACTGATAAACGCCGCACCGACGAAGTTGCCGGCGATGCTGCCCATGCCACCGATAATGATGATGAACAGGATCTGGAATGAGCGATTGATATCAAAGCTGCTGGCGCTGGCTGTGCCCAAGTAGGCAAAGGCCCACAACGCGCCGGCGATGCCTAAGTAGAACGAGCTGACCGCAAACGCCAGGCGCTTGTAGCGCACCACCGGAATGCCGACCACGGCGGCGGCGGTGTCCATGTCGCGGATCGCCATCCAGTTGCGCCCCACCTGGCTGCGCACCAGGTTGATCGCGGTCCAGGTCAGCAGCAGCACCGTGACCAGCGTCAGCAGGTAGCGGCCCAGCGGGGTGTTGAGGTCATGGCCGAACAGCGCGAGCTTGGGCGCGGAGATGGTCCCGGACGAGCCGTAGTTGTAGAACCAGGGGAATTTGACGAACAGCCATTCCAAAAAGAACTGCGCGGCCAACGTGGTGACCATCAGGTAAAAGCCCTTGATCCGCGAGCTGGGCAAGCCGAACAGCAACCCGACCAGCGCGCTGATGATCCCGCCGCCGAGCAGTGCCACCGGCAAGCCCAGCTCCGGCAGGCGCAGCAAAAACCCATAGGTGGCAAACGCGCCGACGGCCATGAACCCGGCCGCGCCCACCGAGGTTTGCCCGGTGTAGCCGGTCAACAGGTTCAGACCCAGCCCGGCCAGGGACAGCACCAGGAACGGTATCAAAATCGCGTTCAGCCAATAGTCATTGCCCCACAGCGGCACCACGACAAACCCCAGCGCCAACAGGCCAAGGAGGCCCCACGGGATGCGCCGCTGGATCAGCAACAAGGGCGCGGTTTCTTGTGCAACAGGAATCGACATGGTTTCAGACTCGCTCGATGGCACGCTCGCCGAACAGGCCGGCGGGACGGATATACAGGAAGGCCAGGGCCAATACGTAGGCGAACCACGGCGTGATGCCGCCGCCGATCAGCGGGCCGATATACACCTCGGCGAGGTTCTCGGCCGCGCCGACAATCAGCCCGCCGACAATCGCCCCGCCAATCGAGGTAAAGCCGCCGATGATCAGCACCGGCAAGGCCTTGAGCACCACCAGCGACAGCGAGAACTGCACGCCCTGGCGCGCGCCCCACAGCAGCCCGGCGACCAGCCCGACTATCCCGGCCACCGCCCAGACGATCTGCCAGATGCGGTTGAGGTTGATCCCGATGGACAGCGCCGCCGTGGTGTCATCCGCCACCGCGCGCAGCGACACACCGATGCGGGTCTTGTTGAACAGCAGCGCCAGCACCGTCACCAGCACCACTGCCGCCGCAGCAGCGATCAGGTCGAACTGGCTGAGCATCAGCGGGCCGACAAACAGCGGCACGTCGTCGATGCCCAAATCCAGCGCGCGCACCTGCGAGCCCATCAGGCCTTGGGCGAGGCCTTCGATGATGAACGACAGGCCCAGCGTGGCCATGAACAAGGTGATCTGCGAACGGTTGACCAAGGGCCGCAGCACCAGGCGTTCGATCAGCAGTGCGCCGACGATCATCACGAGCACCGTCAGCAACAACGCCAGGGCAAACGGCACGCCCTGATCGTGCAGGCTGACGAAGGTCAGCGCGGCGAACAGCAACATCGCGCCCTGGGCAAAGTTGAACACGCCGCTGGCCTTGTAGATCAGCACAAAGCCGATAGCGACCAGCGAGTACATGGTGCCGGCGAGCAGGCCGCCGAGCAGGGTTTCCAGGAAAAAGGTCATCAGTGCGCCACTCCCAGGTAGGCCGCGATCACGTCGGGATTGGCTTGCACTTCGGCAGGCGTGCCGTCGCCGACCTTGCGCCCGTAGTCGAGCACCACCACGTGGTGGGACAGGCCCATGACCACGCCGATGTCGTGTTCGATCAACACCACGGTGGTGCCCAGGTCGCGGTTGACGTCGGCGACGAAGCGCGCCATGTCCTGTTTTTCCTCGGCGTTCATCCCGGCCATGGGTTCATCGAGCAACAGCAGGCTGGACCCGGCGATCAAGGCGCGGCCCAACTCCACGCGTTTTTGCAGGCCGTAGGACAGGTTGCCCACCAGCACATCGCGGTGCGCTTGCAGCTCCAGAAATTCGAGAATGCCTTGGGCCCGCACGCGGAAGGCGTCGGCCTCGCGGCGCGCGCGGGGCAAGCCGAGGGCGTGTTCGAGAAAGCTGCTGCGCTGATGCCGCGACAGACCGGTGAGGATGTTGTCGAGCACGCTCATCTTCTTGAACAGCGCGTTGTTCTGGAACGTGCGGCCGATGCCCCGGCGCGCTGCGCCCAGTGGGTCGATGCGGTGGAAGTGCTGGTCTTCGAAGACGATCTCGCCGGCGTCGAAGCGGTACACGCCGTTGAGCACATTGAGCAACGAACTCTTGCCCGCACCGTTGGGCCCGATCAGCGCGCAGATCTCACCGCGCGCCACATCGAAGGACAAGGCATTGATCGCCTTGACCCCCTTGAACGACAGCGAGATATCCCGCACCTGGAGAATGGCTTGGCTCATGCGATGTCCCGTTTGAATTCGGCCAGCCACACGGGTGATGAGGTGGCCTTGAGGGGTTGCCAGATATACGCCAGGCGTTGGAAGCCGAGCAGTTTGCGCACGCGGTTTTTCAGCAGGCGCCGCAGGCCGCTTTGCGGGTGGGCGATGGCCCAGTCGCACAGGCGTCGGCGCCAGGTGCCGTGGGGGGCGAGGCGGCTTTCGATTTCGTCGGCCAGATGCTGCAAGCGTTCTGCGGACAACAGCAAGCCGGTGGGCGCGACTTCACGGCGATCGCGCTGCGCCGAGGCCAGGCTTTCCGGGAAGGCCAGGCCGTGGCCGGTGTTGAGCCATTGCTCCAGCAGCACCGCCAGGCCGCCCTGCCAGTGGGTGCCCTCTTCGCTCCACAAGGCGGTTTCGCCAGAGGGTTGCCACCAGCGGGCGAGGTGTTGCGCGGGATCGGTCGGGCCGAGCAGTTGCACGAAGTCCACCCGATTGGCGGACGCCCAGTGCCTGTTCTGCCGACCTTGCACATAAGAATGGCTGGGGCGGATACGCCAAAGATGCTGCTGCACCGCTTCCGGTTCCAGGTCATCGGCCAGGGTCAGCACCTGCCCGCCGATGGATTCGGCAGCCAGGGCCAGCAGCAACAGGTTCGGCTCAAACGCACCGCTGAGGGCCAGCCGCGATTGCTCGTTGAAGCCCTGCTGGCGCAAGCCATCGGCCAGGCGTTCGACGTCACGCAAGACGTCGATCCAGCGCCACGCATACCACTGGCCCTGGCGCTTGTGGCGCAGGGAGGTGTGCAGCGGGGTGATCTGCGCCCAGTGGTGCAGTTGCTCCAAAGCCTTGGGTAGATTGCCGAGCAGTTCGGCGGGCCATTCCACGGCCAGCGGGCGTTTTAGTTCGTGCACGCTCATAGGGGTAATGCTCCTATTGGTGGGGTGTGCGTGCGGTGGTCCGCTGGCCGAGAAAGATCAAACAATGAAGATCAAATGTGGGAGCTGGCTTGCCTGCGATGGCGGTGGGTCAGCTGATCATTTTTCAACTGACCGTCCGCTATCGCAGGCAAGCCAGCTCCCACATTTGATCCAGGTGTTTCTGTTAGAGGGTGGTGGCCTTGAGATCGCGGTAGCTGGCGCCGGGGTGGTTGGCGCCCAACCGCGCACCGTCACCAAACAACTTCTCGCGCAACGTGCCCTGGGCGTACTCGGTCTTGTACACCCCGCGCTTCTGCAACTCCGGCACCAGCAACTCCACGGCGTCGACAAAAGTCTCGTGGGTCAGTGCGTACGCCAGGTTGAAGCCGTCTACATCGGTGTCTTCGACCCACTCCTGCAACAGGTCGGCCACGGTCTCAGGGCCGCCGACAAACAACGGACCAAAGCCACCAATACCCACCCAATCCGCCAGCTCATTGGGCGTCCACACTTTGTTCGGATCGGCCGTGGAGAACGCTTCCACCGCCGACTGAATCGCATTGGTGTGCACATGCTTGAGCGGTTCATCCGGCTTGAACTGGCTGAAATCAATACCGGTCCAGCCGGAGATCAACGCCATCGCGCCTTCGTAGCTGACGTAGGATTTGTATTCGTCGAACTTGGCCTTGGCCTTCGCATCGGTCTCGCCGACGATCACCGTCTGCAAGTTGAAGATCAGGATCTTCTTCGGATCGCGGCCGGCCTCGGCCGCACGGCGGCGGATGTCGGCGACGGTTTTTTTCAGCAGGACCTTGGACGGCGCGGCGACGAACACGCACTCGGCCTGCTCGGCGGCAAACTGCTTGCCACGGCTGGACGCACCCGCCTGGTACAGCACCGGCGTACGTTGCGGCGACGGCTCGCACAGGTGAATGCCGGGCACCTGGAAGTGTTTGCCGACGTGGCGGATCTCGTGGATCTTGCTCGGGTCGCTGAAAATCCGCCGCTCACGGTCGCGCAGCACGGCGCCCTCTTCCCAGCTGCCTTCCCAGAGTTTGTAGCAGACCTCCAGGTATTCCTCGGCGTAGTCGTAGCGTGCGTCGTGTTCGGTCTGGGCTTTCTGGCCAAGGTTCTTCGCGCCGCTTTCCAGGTAGGAGGTGACAATGTTCCAGCCGATGCGGCCCTTGGTCAGGTGATCCAGGGTCGATAGGCGGCGGGCAAACGGATAAGGGTGTTCAAACGACAGCGAGGCCGTCAGGCCAAACCCCAGGTGTTCGGTGACCAGGGCCATCGGCGCGATCAGCGACAGCGGGTCGTTGACCGGCACTTGCGTGGCCTGGCGAATGGCGGCGTCGCCGTTGCCGTTGTACACGTCGTAGATGCCCAGCACGTCGGCGATGAACAGGCCGTCGAACTTGCCGCGCTCAAGAATCCTGGCCAGGTCGGTCCAGTATTCCAGGTCCTTGTACTGCCACGAACGGTCGCGCGGGTGCGCCCACAGGCCGGGGGATTGGTGGCCGACGCAGTTCATGTCGAAGGCATTCAAGCGGATTTCACGGGCCATCACAGCACTCCGTTGAGGTGGTAGTTGCCGACGATCTGGTACTTGGCGCGCAGCGGATCATCCAGGGTCGAGGGCAGCGCGGTGCGTTGGCCGGTGAGTTCGAATTCGGCGTTGCTCGCCGCGATCAGTGCTTCGGCGGCAGCGATCTGCGCTTCGGTGGCGGCCACCGGGCTGGGATGGGTTACGGCGCGTTCCTGCAGGGCAGCGGCCACGTCGACGCGGATCTGCAAGTCGCCGAAGCGGCTGATCACGTAGGGGTCGGCGCTGGTTTCGACATGGCGGCGGGTGCTGTCCAGCAGTTGGCGGGCAAGGTTCAATGCGGTCATGGTTGCAGTTCCTCAGTTCCAGGCGTGGCGCGCGGGCTTCACGCCGTTGAGCACGAAGTTGCCGATCAGGTGGTACTTCCAGCGCGCCGGGTCGTGCAGGGTGTGGGTGCGGGCGTTACGCCAGAAGCGGTCGAGGTTGTGCTTGGCGGTGACCGAACGGGTGCCGGCCAGTTCGAACAGTTTGCTGCTGGCGAGCAAGGCGGTTTCGGCGGACAGCACCTTGGCCTGGGCGACGACCAGTGAGGCGTGGGCGACGCTGTCTTCGCTCGGTTCGGCGAGGGCGCGGTCCACGGCTTCGCCGGCTTTGGCAAGGATGGCTTCGGTGCCGTGCACGCGCCATTCCAGGTCGCCGATCGCGGCGATGGTGAACGGGTCTTGCCAGCCGTGCTCCTGCTGGCTGTCGATCCATGGACGCGCTTGGCGGGCGTAGATTTTCGCGTGCTCCAGGGCGCCGAGGGCGATGCCGGTATCGACGGCCGCCTGGATAATCTGCGAAATCGGGCCGTTGGCGGTGGGTTGATCGAACGCCAAGTGGGCCGGGATCACGGCGCTGCGCGGTAGGGTGACGCCATCGAGGGTCACGCCGCCGCTGGCGGTGGTGCGCTGGCCGAAGCCGTCCCAGCTGTCGATCACGTTCAAGCCTTGGGCATCGCGCTCGATAAACGCGATAAAGGCCTGATCCTTTTCGTTGTTGCCGACGGTGGGCACGATATGGGCGAACAACGCCCCGGTGCAGTAGAACTTCTCGCCATTGATTTGCGCGGTGTCGCCGTGGAAACGGATCTGCGTGTCGAAGGTGCCGGCGTTCTTGCTCTTGGCTTCGGAGAACGCATTGCCGAAACGGTAGCCAGCCAGGACCTTGCCGAAGTAGTGACGTTTTTGTTCCTCGGTGGCGGTTTGCAGCAGGATGTCCACCACGCCCAGGTGGTTCTGCGGAATCTGCCCCAGGGACGGGTCGGCAGCGGAGATCAACTTGATCACCTCGGCCACGGTCACATAGGACACCTCGGCGCCGCCATAGGCCTTGGGAATGGTGATGCCCCACAAGCCGCTCGCGGAAAATTCGTCGAGTTCGGCAATCGGCAGGCGCCGCTCACGGTCGCGCTCACTGGCCTCGACGGCAAAACGGGCGGCCAGGCGCGTGGCGACGTCGATGGCTTCCGCGTCCGAGCGGATGATATGGGCAGGGTGTACAGGGTGGGCAGACATGGGCCGACTCCAGGCTCCGATGGGATAACGGAGTGATTGCAGGAGTCGTGCCTGAATTTAATCGCCAATAAAATCAGCGGGTTATCGATTAAAGCGGCTGATCAACAGCGTGCTGAACCAGCAAAGTGTGCATCCACTGTTGCGTGGCGAACAGTTAGATCACCACGTTGCGCACAAAGCGAACGGCGACATCACCGTCATTGCGATAGATGTGCTGCTGGTGGCTGGCAAACATAAAGAACTCACCGGCGCCGATGCTGTTTTCCACACCGGCCACGACCAACGTCAAGCTGCCCTCGAACACAAACAGTTGCTCGCTCCAGCCTTCAAGGTCTGGGTCGGGACAGTAGCGATCACCGGGCTCAAGGCGCCATTCCCACAGTTCGACTTCCCGCCGCGCCGTGGCCTTGGCCAGCAATACCGCCTTGCTGCCGTCGATCTCACCCGCCCAGGCCAGCTCGTTGATGCGACTGTGGTCGCGCACGTCCGGGGCCTGGATCAGGTCACTGAAGGCCACGTCCAAGGCTTCGGCGACGCGGTCGAGGGTGGACAGGCTGACATTCTTCTCCCCCGCCTCGATGGCCACCAGCATGCGCCGGCTGACCCCGGATTTTTCCGCGAGCGCGGTCTGGCTCAAGTCGGCGGCATGGCGCAGGCGACGGACGTTCTGGCTGACGTGCTGCAGGACCGAGGCCCGTTGCGGATTTTCTTTGTGCACTATATTGCTCAATGGGTGGGTGTGCGCAGTATACTGCCCAGCGTGCGGCGCATTGTGCGGTCCGTGCCTTTCCCTTGCAAGACCGAGCCGCCATGACTGCCGCCAAATCCCCCTCGCGTTTCAACCGTTTCAGCAAAGCCGAATGCATCCTGGTGGTGATCACCATGATCTGGGGCGGCACCCTTTTTGCTGGTGCAACACGCCATGACCGTCAGCGGGCCGATGTTTTTCGTGGGCCTGCGTTTTGCCGCCGCGGCGATTGTGGTCGGCTTCTTTTCCCTGCGCACCCTGCGCGACCTGACGCTGTTCGAATTCAAGGCCGGGGTGTTTATCGGCGTGGCGATCCTGTTTGGCTACGGTTTGCAGACCATTGGCCTGCAGACGATCCTCAGCAGCCAGTCGGCGTTTATCACGGCTTTATATGTGCCCTTCGTGCCGCTGCTGCAATGGCTGGTGCTGGGTCGCCGCCCCGGGCTTGATGCCAAGCATTGGCATCATGCTCGCGTTTACCGGGCTGATGTTGCTGACGGGGCCGGCGGGGGCTTCGCTGAATTTCAGCCCGGGGGAGATCGCCACGTTGATTGGTGCGATTGCCATAGCGGCGGAAATCATCTTGATCGGCGCCTATGCCGGGCAAGTGGATGTGCGCCGGGTCACCGTGGTGCAGTTGGCTACGGCGTCGGTGTTGTCGTTCATGATGGTGGTGCCGATGGGTGAAGCATTGCCGGGGTTCTCCTGGCTGTTGCTGTTCAGTGCGGTGGGCCTGGGCTTGACCAGTGCGGTGATCCAGGTCGCGATGAACTGGGCGCAGCAGAGCGTTTCGCCGACGCGGGCCACGTTGATCTATGCCGGTGAGCCGGTGTGGGCCGGGGTGGTTGGGCGGATTGCCGGGGAGCGTTTCCCGCCGATTGCGATGGTGGGGGCAGCGTTGATTGTGGCGGCGGTGATTGTCAGTGAGATGAAGACCAAGGGGCAGAAGGCGTTGGCGTTGGAAGATGAGCTCGAGCAGGAACGACAGGGGTAAGCTCCCACACTTGAAGGTGGTGTCTGTAAACAATGCTAAATGGTCGTTTTCGGCTTACCTTGTAGGATCCTGCCACATCTTGCCGTTTGGTGATCGAGAAAGCGGCACGTATGATGCATCCCAAACTCCCGCAGATTAGAAGCCTATGTCCCTGATAGTTCTACTGCTTCTGCCTTTTATCGGCAGCTGTCTGGCGGCTTTGCTGCCGCATAACGCACGTAACACCGAATCCCTGTTGGCCGGCCTTGTGGCCCTGGTCGGCACCATTCAAGTCGCCCTGCTCTACCCCCAGATCGCCCACGGTGGCGTGATCCGCGAAGAATTCATGTGGTTGCCCAGCCTGGGCTTGAACTTTGTGTTGCGCATGGACGGGTTTGCCTGGCTGTTCTCGATGCTGGTGCTGGGCATCGGCACGCTGGTGTCGCTGTATGCGCGCTACTACATGTCGCCGGATGACCCGGTGCCGCGCTTCTTTGCGTTTTTCCTGGCCTTTATGGGCGCCATGCTCGGGCTGGTGATCTCCGGCAACCTGATCCAGATCGTGTTCTTCTGGGAACTGACCAGCCTGTTCTCGTTCCTGCTGATCGGCTACTGGCACCACCGCGCCGATGCGCGACGCGGCGCGTACATGGCGTTGATGGTCACCGGTGCGGGCGGCTTGTGCCTGCTGGCGGGCGTGATGCTGCTGGGGCATATCGTCGGCAGCTATGACCTCGACCTGGTGCTGGCGGCGGGCGAGCAGATCCGTGCCCACGCGCTGTACCCGATCATGCTCGCCCTGGTGCTGATCGGCGCCTTGAGCAAAAGCGCGCAATTCCCGTTCCACTTCTGGCTGCCCCATGCCATGGCGGCACCCACGCCAGTCTCGGCGTACCTGCACTCGGCCACGATGGTGAAGGCCGGCGTGTTCCTGCTGGCCCGCCTGTGGCCGTCGCTGTCCGGCAGCGAAGAATGGTTCTATATCGTCGGCGGTGCCGGCGCGATCACCCTCCTCCTCGGCGCTTACTGCGCCATGTTCCAGAACGACCTCAAGGGCCTGCTGGCCTATTCCACCATCAGCCATCTCGGGCTGATCACCTTGCTGCTGGGCCTCAACAGCCCGCTGGCCGCGGTCGCGGCGGTGTTTCATATCCTCAACCACGCCACCTTCAAGGCGTCGCTGTTCATGGCGGCGGGCATCATCGACCACGAAAGCGGCACCCGCGACATTCGCAAGCTCAGTGGCCTGGTGCGCCTGATCCCGTTTACCGCGACCCTGGCGATGGTTGCCAGTGCGTCCATGGCCGGCGTGCCGCTGCTGAACGGCTTCCTGTCCAAAGAGATGTTCTTCGCCGAAACCGTGTTTATCTCGGCGACCAAATGGGTAGAAATCACCCTGCCGGTCATCGCCACCATCGCAGGTACGTTCAGCGTGGCCTACGCGCTGCGCTTCACGGTGGATGTGTTCTTCGGCCCCACCGCCACCAACCTGCCGCATACGCCCCACGAGCCACCGCGCTGGATGCGCGCACCGGTTGAGCTGCTGGTGTTCACCTGCCTGCTGGTGGGGATCTTCCCGGCGCAGATGGTCGGTTCGATCCTTGCCGCTGCGGCCCTGCCGGTGGTGGGCGGCGTGCTGCCGGAATACAGCCTCGCGATCTGGCACGGCTGGAACGCGCCGATGATCATGAGCCTGGTGGCCATGACCTGCGGCGTGATCCTCTACCTGCTGCTGCGCAAACAACTCAAACGCGGGCGCTTCAAGTACCCGCCCGTGATCAGCTACTTCAACGGCAAGCGCGGCTTCGAGCGCTGCCTGGTGGTGTTGATGCGTGGCACGCGCAAGATCGAGAAACTCATCAGCACCAAGCGCCTGCAAACCCAGCTGTTCCTGCTGGTGCTGGCGGCGGTCATCGCCGGTTTGATCCCGATGCTGCACAGCAGCCTCAGCTGGGGCGACCGGCCGAAGATCCCGGGCTCCATCGTCTTTGTGACGCTGTGGTTGCTGGCAATCGCCTGCGCCCTCGGCGCCGCCTGGCAAGCCAAGTACCACCGGCTGGCGGCCCTGACCATGGTCAGCGTGTGCGGCCTGATGACCTGCATCACCTTCGTGTGGTTTTCGGCGCCGGACCTGGCGTTGACCCAGTTGGTGGTTGAAGTGGTCACCACCGTGCTGATCCTGCTGGGCCTGCGCTGGTTGCCACGGCGGATCGAAGAAGTCTCGCCACTGCCAAGCTCCTTGCGCAAGGCGCGTATTCGCCGCCTGCGCGACTTCCTGCTGTCCACCGTGGTGGGTGGCGGCATGGCGTTGCTGTCCTACGCGATGCTCACGCGCCAGACGCCCAACGATATTTCCTCGTTCTACTTAAGCCGCGCCCTGCCCGAAGGCGGCGGCAGCAATGTGGTCAACGTGATGCTGGTGGACTTCCGTGGCTTCGACACCCTCGGCGAAATCACCGTGCTCGGCGCCGTGGCGCTGACGGTGTACGCCCTGCTCCGGCGCTTCCGCCCCTCGAAAGAAAGCATGCAACTGCCCGCGCAGCAGCGCCAACTGGCGCCGGACGTGGCCACCGACCTGGTCAACCCGCGTCAGGCCAGCGACACCGCGCTGGGCTTCATGATGGTGCCCGCCGTGCTCGTGCGCCTGTTGCTGCCGATTGCGCTGGTGGTGTCTTTCTATCTGTTCATGCGCGGCCACAATCAACCGGGCGGCGGCTTTGTCGCCGGGCTGGTGATGTCCGTCGCCTTCATCCTGCAATACATGGTCGCCGGGACGCAGTGGGTCGAGGCGCAGATGAGCCTGCGGCCGATGCGCTGGATGGGCTTCGGCCTGCTCTCGGCAACCCTCACCGGGCTGGGTGCGCTGTTTGTCGGCTACCCCTTCCTGACCACCCACACCTGGCATTTCAGCCTGCCGGTGCTGGGCGACATTCATGTGGCCAGCGCGCTGTTCTTCGACGTTGGCGTGTACGCCATGGTGGTCGGTTCGACGCTGCTGATGCTCACCGCCCTCGGCCACCAATCGGTGCGTGCCCATAAACCAAGCAACCAGGCCAAAGTGGTTGCCGCAACGGAAGGAGCGGCCTGATGGAAGAAGTCATCGCAATTGCCATCGGAGTGCTCGCAGCCTCCGGCGTGTGGCTGATCCTGCGGCCGCGGACATTCCAGGTGGTGATGGGCCTGTGCCTGTTGTCGTATGGGGTCAACCTGTTCATTTTCAGCATGGGCAGCCTGTTTATCGGCAAGGAGCCGATCATCAAGGACGGCGTGCCGCAAGACCTGCTCAACTACACCGATCCGCTGCCCCAGGCCCTGGTGCTCACCGCCATCGTCATCAGCTTTGCCATGACCGCGTTGTTCCTGGTGGTGCTGCTTGCCTCCCGGGGCCTGACCGGCACCGACCACGTTGACGGCCGGGAGCCCAAGGAATGAATTGGGTGAACCAACTGATCATCGCACCGATCCTGCTGCCGCTGCTGACCGCCGCGCTGATGCTGATGCTCGGCGAAAAACGCCGGCCACTCAAAGCCAAGATCAACCTGTTCTCCAGCGTGCTGGGCCTGGGCATTGCGATCCTGCTGCTGTACTGGACGCAAAAAGGCGGCCCCGGCTCGATTGGCGTGTACCTGCCGGGCAATTGGCAGGTGCCGTTCGGCATCGTGCTGGTGGTGGACCAACTGTCGGCGCTGATGCTGGTGCTCACCGGGATCATCGGCGTGAGCGCGCTGGTGTTCGCCATGGCCCGTTGGGACCGTGCGGGCACCAGTTTCCATGCGTTGTTCCAGGTGCAGATGATGGGCCTGTACGGCGCCTTCCTCACCGCCGACCTGTTCAACCTGTTCGTGTTCTTCGAGGTCCTGCTGGCGGCGTCCTATGGCCTGATGCTGCACGGTTCGGGCCGCGCGCGGGTGTCGGCGGGGCTGCATTACATCGCGATCAACCTGCTGGCGTCGTCGCTGTTCCTGATTGGCGCGGCGATGATCTACGGCGTCACCGGCACGCTGAACTTCGCGGACCTGGCGCTGAAAATCCCGCTGGTACCCGAGGCCGATCGCGGCCTGCTGCACGCGGGCGCAGCGATCCTCGCCACCGCATTCCTGGCCAAGGCCGGCATGTGGCCGCTGAACTTCTGGCTGGCGCCCGCC
Proteins encoded in this window:
- a CDS encoding Na+/H+ antiporter subunit C, which codes for MEEVIAIAIGVLAASGVWLILRPRTFQVVMGLCLLSYGVNLFIFSMGSLFIGKEPIIKDGVPQDLLNYTDPLPQALVLTAIVISFAMTALFLVVLLASRGLTGTDHVDGREPKE